A window from Hemicordylus capensis ecotype Gifberg chromosome 2, rHemCap1.1.pri, whole genome shotgun sequence encodes these proteins:
- the FBXW10B gene encoding F-box and WD repeat domain containing protein 10B isoform X4, protein MEKVWSKDTHPLSGNEEESSHCSVELNDSTSFLKAPTVNCIDFISCLPIHLSKYILGMLDHKSLIRCLYVSPYWAFLVKQIKKDKTAYRSLQNEIALLQGSCPKRAMANYARTVKVAIPQISKDGDIILSRRQSKQHIQEIEYMHKAYHGQLTDTINLEERNVLCSSYNIRVLLDTMDQNRVIHYSGGKLLAVGSADRKIHLLHLSEQKEVLPLIRGHAGSIRAIWLNEQKGFILSGSYDLSIRMWNIITGVCIKIFNGHSGTINCLHLHKNKFVSGAKDCMVKMWDIESGKCLKTLKHKGTVWAAKMNGTHIVSADDKGQVKVWHAGTCELIKSLGGHLGPVRCLSFDEWHLVTGSNDGYILGWSMVGNHKRCLMAFRHPKEVLYLEFLYLRVISGCADGKIRIFNFLTGTCLRVMRANSRGDPVVSFCVVENRLLINAKGSVVLFQFDEVQWDYTHSTERLMQRKEKGKSDDPPFIIKPSPHSHSERQKRAKKKNWKLYRTEDVQKHAMIPYVTRRSTRGSTATPALRYEMVQEPPPRTSQNMRTSLDLRPSERQKLSFLFRRKEQKIDSDAEKGDSDDESGYESPSSASSFGQTSETFVNYIKKKPFDAITNDQILLSVSTIHHAYKMDQVSVNTAYNMKIKDAWGPLHIQQDQPKMIQASQSPKHQQTNPSTQLTQLKTVGGTLGMERLSAPYETKTLQLNLKNSLLGDNVTSFIPAPTLTRSKSCSSLSGEKNIQTCKTKIPSPPKSGRQLVGLFTTSTESLKAPRMKIAQPDIEARRTKLFFAHTPNPYRLNSGFKLLTTHQMKEYEEAKVTEYQVNKTKDRANRQKECKNAWLRKIKGLPIDDFTKEGKVFAPELGENVYI, encoded by the exons ATGGAAAAAGTTTGGTCTAAAGACACACATCCGCTGTCTGGCAATGAAGAAGAATCCAGTCACTGTTCTGTTGAACTGAATGACTCCACCTCTTTCCTGAAAGCCCCTACTGTCAACTGTATAGACTTCATTTCCTGCCTGCCCATTCACCTGTCCAAGTACATCTTGG GAATGCTGGACCATAAATCTTTGATCAGATGTCTCTATGTGAGTCCATACTGGGCCTTCCTGGTCAAACAAATCAAGAAGGACAAGACAGCTTACCGTTCCCTCCAGAATGAGATTGCTTTATTGCAG GGGTCATGCCCTAAACGAGCAATGGCCAACTATGCCAGAACAGTTAAGGTTGCTATCCCTCAGATTTCTAAAGATGGTGACATCATCCTAAGCAGAAGACAAAGCAAGCAACACATacag GAGATTGAATACATGCACAAAGCTTATCACGGCCAGCTGACAGACACCATCAACCTAGAAGAGAGGAACGTCTTATGCAGCAGCTATAATATTCGTGTTCTATTAGACAC tATGGATCAAAACAGGGTGATACATTACAGTGGTGGAAAGTTGTTGGCTGTTGGTTCTGCAGACCGAAAAATCCATCTTCTGCATCTGAGTGAGCAAAAAGAAGTCCTTCCTCTCATTCGTGGCCATGCTGGTAGCATCCGAGCCATTTGGCTCAATGAACAGAAAGGATTTATTCTGAGTGGCAGCTATGATCTCAGCATCAG GATGTGGAATATCATCACTGGGGTATGTATCaaaatttttaatggccactCAGGGACCATCAACtgcttgcatttgcacaagaacaaATTTGTGTCTGGAGCCAAGGACTGCATGGTGAAAA TGTGGGATATAGAAAGTGGGAAATGCTTGAAGACTTTGAAGCACAAAGGAACTGTTTGGGCTGCTAAAATGAATGGCACTCACATTGTGAGCGCTGATGACAAGGGTCAGGTGAAAGTGTGGCATGCTGGGACATGTGAACTAATCAAG tcGTTAGGAGGACATTTAGGCCCTGTGAGGTGTCTGTCATTTGATGAATGGCATCTTGTGACAGGAAGCAATGATGGCTATATCCTGGGATGGAGCATGGTTGGAAATCACAAGAGATGCCTGATGGCTTTCAGGCACCCCAA GGAGGTACTGTACCTGGAATTCCTCTATCTGAGGGTCATCAGTGGCTGTGCTGATGGGAAGATACGCATATTTAACTTCCTGACAGGAACCTGCCTGAGGGTGATGAGAGCCAATAGCAGAGGTGACCCAGTGGTGTCCTTCTGTGTTGTAGAAAACCG CCTGCTGATCAATGCAAAGGGCAGTGTTGTTTTGTTCCAGTTTGATGAGGTGCAGTGGGACTATACACACTCCACTGAGCGACTAAtgcaaagaaaggaaaagggCAAATCTGATGACCCACCTTTCATAATAAAGCCATCTCCGCATTCACATTCTGAGCGACAAAAACGGGCGAAGAAGAAAAACTGGAAGCTTTACAGGACAGAGGACGTTCAGAAGCATGCCATGATTCCGTATGTTACCCGCCGGTCCACCAGAGGATCCACAGCCACACCAG CCCTACGTTATGAAATGGTGCAGGAACCTCCTCCTAGGACTAGCCAGAATATGCGAACATCCCTAGACTTAAGGCCAAGTGAAAGACAGAAactctcttttcttttcagaaGAAAGGAGCAGAAAATTGATTCAGATGCTGAAAAAGGCGATTCTG ATGATGAATCAGGATACGAATCTCCATCCTCTGCCTCCTCATTTGGCCAGACTTCTGAGACTTTTGTAAACTACATAAAGAAGAAACCTTTTGATGCCATCACTAATGACCAGATACTGCTTAGCGTCAGCACAATACATCATGCCTACAAGATGGACCAAGTCAGTGTCAACACGGCATACAACATGAAGATCAAAGATGCTTGGGGGCCTCTCCACATCCAGCAAGATCAGCCCAAAATGATTCAGGCTTCCCAAAGTCCAAAGCATCAGCAGACGAATCCATCAACCCAGCTGACACAACTGAAGACTGTCGGTGGCACTCTAGGAATGGAAAGGCTTTCTGCACCCTATGAAACCAAAACCCTACAGCTCAACTTAAAGAATTCCCTGCTTGGGGATAATGTGACATCTTTCATTCCTGCCCCCACTCTTACCCGTTCCAAGTCATGTAGCAGCTTATCAGGAGAGAAGAACATTCAAACCTGCAAGACAAAAATCCCATCTCCACCTAAGAGCGGGAGACAGCTTGTTGGTCTCTTTACGACCTCCACTGAATCTCTCAAAGCACCCCGAATGAAGATTGCACAACCTGATATAGAAGCCCGACGAACAAAACTATTTTTTGCCCACACCCCAAACCCATACCGGCTCAATTCTGGGTTCAAGCTCTTGACAACACACCAAATGAAAGAGTATGAAGAAGCAAAGGTAACTGAGTATCAGGTAAACAAGACAAAAGATAGAGCAAACCGACAAAAAGAATGTAAGAATGCCTGGTTAAGGAAAATTAAAGGCCTTCCTATAGATGATTTCACCAAGGAGGGCAAGGTCTTTGCCCCTGAACTTGGAGAAAATGTTTATATCTGA